A section of the Bacteroidota bacterium genome encodes:
- a CDS encoding DEAD/DEAH box helicase translates to MPFKALGISEPILRSLHEEGYRTPTPIQQQAIPIVLQGKDLLGVAQTGTGKTAAFAVPIIQLLSANKPHGKKRPIRSLILTPTRELAVQIEESFMAYGRHSGLTSVVIFGGVKQGAQTRALHAGVDIVIATPGRLLDLMDQGHINLRQVEIFVLDEADRMLDMGFVRDVKDIIAELPNDRQTLFFSATMPAAIVSLASDILYQPVKVAVTPPASTVDLIQQSVYFVEKSKKPDLLLHLLEDKSIRHALVFTRTKRGADVVARTLERNHIYAEAIHGNKAQNARQRSLTNFKAKQIRVLVATDIAARGIDVDDLEYVINYEIPNVPETYVHRIGRTGRAGASGTAISFCAPDEKPYLKDIEKLTNKRIPVAHDHGFAKSERPNQSAGGSREDDRGRPTESPSIQLRPSQPRSHAPQGGRPQDGRLQGERQQNGRSQNARPQGGRPQNGRPHGGKPQGGKPQNGKPQGARPQNGKPAQGRPNSGRPNAGRPERPNQQERSQGQGQAKSRNRGRNREDFR, encoded by the coding sequence ATGCCATTCAAAGCATTAGGAATTAGCGAGCCAATCCTGCGCTCGCTGCACGAAGAAGGATACCGCACTCCCACGCCGATTCAGCAGCAAGCGATTCCGATCGTCCTGCAAGGCAAGGACCTACTGGGTGTCGCGCAGACCGGAACCGGCAAGACAGCCGCGTTCGCGGTGCCGATCATTCAACTTCTGAGTGCAAACAAGCCCCATGGCAAGAAACGACCGATCCGTAGTTTAATCCTCACGCCGACGCGCGAATTGGCCGTGCAGATCGAGGAGAGCTTTATGGCTTATGGTCGCCACTCGGGACTGACAAGCGTTGTGATCTTTGGCGGCGTCAAGCAAGGCGCGCAAACGCGGGCATTGCATGCTGGAGTGGATATCGTGATTGCGACTCCCGGCCGCTTGCTCGACCTGATGGACCAGGGTCATATCAATCTCCGACAGGTCGAAATTTTTGTGCTCGATGAAGCCGACCGAATGCTGGACATGGGCTTCGTCCGAGATGTGAAGGATATTATCGCGGAGCTACCAAACGATCGTCAGACGCTTTTCTTTTCCGCAACGATGCCGGCTGCGATCGTCTCGCTGGCAAGCGATATTCTGTATCAGCCGGTGAAAGTCGCCGTAACACCGCCGGCCTCAACGGTCGACCTGATTCAGCAGTCAGTTTACTTTGTCGAGAAATCGAAGAAGCCCGATCTCTTGCTTCACCTGTTGGAAGACAAATCAATTCGCCACGCGCTCGTATTCACGCGCACCAAGCGTGGCGCGGATGTCGTGGCCCGCACGCTCGAGAGAAATCACATTTACGCCGAAGCGATCCACGGTAACAAGGCGCAAAACGCCCGGCAGCGTTCACTCACGAACTTCAAAGCGAAACAAATTCGCGTGCTGGTCGCCACAGACATCGCCGCTCGTGGTATCGATGTTGACGATCTCGAATACGTGATCAACTACGAAATTCCAAACGTCCCGGAGACGTATGTTCATCGAATCGGACGGACGGGACGCGCTGGTGCATCAGGGACGGCGATTTCTTTCTGCGCACCGGATGAGAAGCCATATCTCAAGGACATTGAGAAACTGACGAACAAGCGGATTCCTGTCGCTCACGATCATGGCTTCGCAAAGTCGGAACGACCCAACCAATCGGCTGGGGGATCTCGCGAGGATGACCGTGGCCGTCCCACGGAATCCCCGAGTATTCAATTGAGGCCATCGCAACCCCGCTCGCATGCTCCGCAAGGCGGACGACCTCAAGATGGAAGATTGCAAGGCGAACGTCAGCAGAACGGAAGATCACAGAACGCAAGACCGCAGGGCGGCAGACCACAGAATGGAAGGCCTCACGGCGGAAAGCCGCAAGGTGGAAAGCCTCAAAATGGGAAGCCCCAAGGAGCCCGGCCGCAAAACGGAAAACCCGCTCAGGGAAGGCCCAACTCGGGAAGACCAAACGCTGGTCGACCCGAGCGGCCAAACCAACAAGAACGCTCACAAGGCCAGGGCCAGGCTAAGAGTCGTAACCGTGGCAGAAATCGTGAGGACTTCCGGTAG